TTTCAATGGGGATTCGCCCTGATGCTTGGGGCTTCCCTTTTGGTTTGGGTTTTCGAATTCAAACTGTCGCCACGTTGAGCGCGCGAGGCATGCGCCCGCCCGTTCTTGACGCTCCGCGGAATTTCCCGCAGGCTCACGTGAAATTCGATGAGCCAAAATAAATTTCTCGCCGCCGCGTTCGGTCTCTCCTTGCTTACATTTTTCGCGCCGGTCACGAGCGCGCAAAACAGTAAGGATTTCACGCCCAGCGAATGTTTTGTCTATGTCGGCACCTATACCGGTGGCACGAGCAAAGGCATTTATCTTTATCGCATGGACATGGAGACCGGCGTATTGACTTCCGAAGGGCTCGCGGCGGAAACGCCCAATCCAACTTTCTTCGATCTCACTACCAACGGAAAATTTCTCTACGCCGCTGATGAGGTTAATAATTTTCAGGGCAAACATGCCGGCTCGGTGGGCGCTTATTCCGTTGAACGCGGCACGGGCAAACTGACTCTGCTCGACGAACGCTCCACGGTCGGCGATGGCCCCTGCCATATATTAATAGACCACAGCGGCAAGGATGCCCTGATCGCCAATTACGGCGGCGGCAGCGTCGCCGTTCTTCCCATTGAAGCCGATGGCAAAGTTGACGATGCCTCCACGTTTATCCAGCACCACGGCAAAAGCATCAATCCCGACCGCCAGCAAAAGCCCCATGCTCATTTTATAACGGTTGATCCCGCCAACCGTTTCGCGTTCGTCTGCGATCTCGGCCTCGACAAGATCATGAGCTATCGTTTCGCCGCCGCCGCCGGGAAGTTGACGCCGAACGACCCACCCTTCACCGAGATCAAACCCGGCTCCGGTCCGCGGCATTTGGCCTTCAGCGCGAACGGACGCTTCGCCTATCTGATCAACGAAATGGCCTCCACCATAAACGTCTTCAACTACGATGCTACGCACGGCGTGTTGGCCGAAATGCAAACCATCAGCACGCTTCCCGCTGATTTCAAAGGTTCGAGCACCGGTGCGGAAATCGCCATTCATCCGTCGGGAAAATATCTCTACGCCTCCAATCGCGGTGACGATAGCATCGCCTTCTTTGCCATCAATCCTGCGAACGGCACTTTGTCATTCGTCCAGCGCCAATCCGTCCAGGGAAAAACCCCGCGTTATTTCGGCATTGATCCCACTGGCAAATACATCCTCGATGCCAATCAGGATTCCAACAATCTCGTCCTCTTCGTCATCAATCCCGAGAATGGCCAGTTGACTTTCACCGGCAAAACGTGGGAACTGGGCTCGCCGGTTTGCGTTAAATTTTTGCCAATCCGCCCGAAATAAATTTGCCTTTGGCGCGGCAAAATCCGCCGGGTATTTTTCTTCGCGCCGGTTCATTTATGCCTAGACCGGCGGTTCGCAGATCGCGAAAAATTTCACCATAGTCGTGTAATCGGCCATTTCCGGGCGTTTTTGCCTCAATTCAGGGCGCCCGCGCCCGTGGCACATCCCGTGCTCATCCCTCCTGACGAAACATCGAAAACGATGAACCTATAACGCAGTCGCGCAAAAAAATTATGAAAGTCGCCGCATTTCTTCCGGCCAAAGGCACCAGCAACCGCGTGCCCAATAAAAATACCATGCTGCTCGACGGCGACCCGATGTTTCTTCGCAGTTTGCGCAAGCTCATCGCCTGCTCGGGCATTGATGAAGTCTGGCTCGATACCGAGTCGCACGAAATCGCCGATCTGGCCAGCGACCTCAAGTGCAAATGGCTTCGCCGCGACCCTGTCCTCGCCAATAATAAAACCGATGGCAACCAGCTTTTCTTCAACGAAATCCAGAGCACCGATGCCGACATCTGCGTGATGCTTCTCTGCACTTCACCGTTCATTCAGCAGAGCACCATCGAGAAGGCGATTGAGATTCTCAAGACCGACTCGCGCTACGATTCCGTCGTCGCCGTTCGCAAGGAAAAACAATATCTCTGGCAGCAGGGCCACCCGGCGTATTCGCTCGACCGCATTCCCAACAGCATTGATTTGCCGGACACGACCGTTGAAACGATGGGCCTCTACGTCATGCGCCGCGATGCCGTGCTGCAACTCAAACGCCGCATCGGCAACAATCCTTATCTGCTCGAAATCGAACCCATCGAAAGTGTGGATGTGAATTGGCCGCGCGATTTTGAACTTGCGAATCTTATCGCCGTCGGCCTGCGCGAACAGGAACGCCGCCTCTTCAACAACCTGAAATTGCAATTCAATAGCCCGCTGCTTTCCGACGTGCTGGACGATCTTGGCATTGACGGCGTGCTCTCCAAGGATTTCAAACTCAACCTGCCGCAATCGAAAGTCCTTGGCCGCGCGAAGACGATGCAGATTGACAGTTGCAAGGACGACGAGGATTTCAAAAAAATTTACGACAGTCTCGCGCTTTACGATCACGTGGTCTCGAATGATGTCGTCGTCGTCGCGAATCACGCGCCGAACTTTGCTTTCTTTGGTGAACTCAACGCGAATCTGGCCATTCGCGCCGGTGCGGTCGGCGCCATTATTGACGGCGTCACTCGCGATACGCGCGATACGGTTGGCATGGGTTTTCCCGTGTTTGCCAAGGGACACTACTGCAAGGACACGCGCAAACGTGGCGTCGTCACTTCGCGCAATCGCACGGTGTTGATTGATGAAATCAGCATCCACAAGGACGACCTGATTTTTGGCGATACCGATGGCATCGTCGTCATTCCCAAGCAGCACGAGAAGGCCGTGCTTGCCGAAGCGCTCAAGCGCCGCAAAAACGAATCGTCCATCCTGCTCGCCATTGCCGAAGGCATGGAGACAAATCAGTTGGTAAAAGAATTCGGCCTATTTTAATCCAATAAAGTGACGCCGAACATTTGCCTGGCCTTCAATTATCTCTTGTGGACTGAGCCCACGCGCCAGATGTGGACCAACCTCGCGCGTCATCTCGAGGAATTCGATTTTCAACTCGTTCTGCTAAGCACCGCTCCGGTGGAAAGCCCGCTGCCTTTTCCCGTGCTGCCTATTCCATTTTTGTTGCGCGATTATGCCACGCAATTTCCCGGCGCGACCGTCGAAGGTGGCCACTATTCGCCCGGCGATTGGGACATCGCCTGCGCGGACAGCAGCCGTTCTCATGGCGCTTACCCGCCCGCCGAAGCAATTCCCGGCTTGCAAGTTTGCCGCAGCGTCCTGCGAACCATTTTAAAAACTTTGCAACCCGGCTTCGTGCTGACGTGGGATTCCACCTCGCCACTCGCGCGCGTTGCACATGGCCTTTGCCTCGAAGCGGGCATGCCCGTGCAAAGCCTTGAACGCGGTTTGCTGCCCGAGACTTTGATGATTGAAAGTCGCGGCATTCAGGGCCACTCGGACTTGCGGACTCACTGGCTCGCGCAGGAAATTTCCGCCGCCGAGCCTTCCGCCTACGAGCGCGTGCGCAGCTTCTACGTGAATCGCAAGCCGCAGAAATATCAGCAACCGGAATTCAACGGCGGCGGCGCGCAGTTGCGCGAAGAATGGAAACTCGGCGCGAAGAAAGCGGTCATGTTTTTCGGACACTATGATCCGTGCGGATTAACGCCCGCCGACGGCGCGCAACGCCGCTATCATTCGCCCGCGTTCGCGTCCACGGAAGATTTGCTGATGAGCCTCGGCGCGCTCCTGAAAAATTCCACGGACTGCGCGCTCATTTTCAAGCCGCATCCGCTTGATAAAAATCCCTACGCAGCCGCCGCAGCGCAAGGCACGCGCATCGTCAACGATGTGAATGTGCATGCATTGATGGACCTCGCCTCCGTCGTGGTGGCGCAATTTACCACGCTGCAATTTGAGGCGGCGCTTTACGAAAAACCAGTTCTTCTGGCTGGCCGTAGCGCGTGGTGGGGCCGGGGTGCTACTTACGAAGTGGCGCGGCGCGAAGATTTAGGCTCGGGGCTGTTGGCGGCATTGCGCGGCGAGGATTGGGCCGCGCGCTCCGCGAATGCCCGAGTCTTTCTCACCTGGATCATGGAGCACTGGCTCATTGGCTGTTCGAGTGTCGTGCCGGCGCGGCGCAATCTCTCCGAGTTGGCAAAATTTTTAGCAACGACTTCGCTCGAAGCGAACGCCGACACTTCCGCTGAAAAACGGGTGGCGTCGGCGCAAAAACAATTTGAATCGTGGCGAACCATTGCCATTGCATCCACGCCGGTTGCTTCCGAAAGTTCCGAGGTTCTTCGCGAACGCGCCGAAGTGTTGCGCCAGCTTGCTTCATGGGAATCCGCCGCGGAAATTTATCGCACGCTCTCCAATCAATTTCCCGACGATTTGGAAATCTGGCAAAAACGCATTGAATGTGCCACGCGCGCCGGCCAAAAATTCGTCGCCGGACTTCTGCGCGGCGATGCCCTGCGCGCGCATCCTGAATGGGCGGACAAACTGGATAACGTCATTCCGACTCGCGGATAATCGGCGATCCAATCCGCGACTTCTGCGGCTTAGTAATTACTTAGAATTTCCGATCCAGAGTATCGGCTGAGTAATGGCAATGTTGCGTTGAACTTCTGCGTTGGTGGGGTCCGGCGGCAGTTTTTTCCACAGCGTCAAATATTTTTCCTCGTCGAGTTTCAATCCGGCAAAGAGCAGACACGGTTCGCGCGACGGCCAGCTATCCCACGCCATCACGTCCGGCTTGTAGGGCCACGCAGATTTGTCGGCGAGATACGGATAAAGAAACGCCACGGCCTTCGCGATGCCGCGTCCGTCCGGCAAGCTATATAGCCAGAGATCTTCTTTGCTGGTCGAAAGCACCTGGCAAAGCGTGGCCATATTATCCAGTTGAAAAATCGAATAGGCATAAGGCTTCGTGCGTTTGAGTTCCGCCGGAAAACTTCCATCCGCCGCCATTTGTTTCGCCACGAACGCCTCCTTATACTTCTGCCGGCATTCCGTCATTTTTTCCTCGTCGCCCACAAATTTCGAGAACACCGCGAGTTGGAGATAGAAGGCCACCGCGTGATTGTTGAGCGTGTTCGCCTCGTCATGGCCATTTTTGCTCGTGGTCATCCACGTGCTGTAATCAGTGAACCAGCTTTTGAGCCCGTCCAAAACATCCCGTGGAAATGCCGGTGACGCGCTCAAAGCCTCGATGGCCACCGGCACCTCGATCAGATGCAGTGTATCAATAATGCCGATGCCGCGCCCGGTGGAAACACCCGGTATCGCCTGCGCATAATTCAAACTCGGATTCATGCGCGTTTTTGGATCGATAAAAAACACCCGCAGCAACGCCGCCGCCTTCGCCGCGTAACGGTCGTCGCCCGTGATCTTGTAAGCGGCTCCCAGCGCGGCCACGGCGTCGCGCAACTGCATAACGCATTTCCGATGCTCGATAAAATTTTCGGGATTCGATTGCCCGTCGCGCTGAATGTACGGCAATCCATTCGACTTTGACGGGTCGGGCCACCAATAATCGCCATTGGAATAAAAGTCGTTCGACCCGCCCTGGCTGAGCTTCGCCGGGAACGCCGTAATAGTGATCGGCTCCAGCGCGAGGGCATTCGTGGCGGCGGCAAGGATGCGCGCGCGTTCGATGTCCGCCACGTTCAATGTCGGCAGCGCGGCCCGTGTCATTGGAGACGCCAGCCAAAAAAACAAAATGCAGCCCAGCAGACGCGCAACCTTTGAGAATGACTTCATAATTATTAAACTATCATTGGATGGGAATGGTTGGCAATCGTACATGTGCCGTCCTCATCGCGAATGCCGCCCAAGGCAGCCCTGCACGGCAAATTTTAAACCGAGAAAATGTGGGAAACGGTTTGCGCAGCGGCCAAAAAGCGGGCAAGTTAAGGCAAGCCGGAGACGCGATAGCAGGCAAACGCTTTTCCGGCAAAGAGAAAGCATTATTATGGCGCAGGCAATAATGGATCCGGAGGAGGTGCGGCGGTTCGCCCAGGAATTGAAAAAATTCAACGCCGATTTACAAAATGGCATGGCGTCATTGCAGGCGCGGTTTTCCGCCCTCGGCGATACGTGGCAGGACCAGGAGCAAGTCCGCTTCGCCGACGAATTCAAGACGACAATGAAGGCGTTAAAAAAGTTCATCGAGATTTCAAATCAGCAAACCCCCTTCCTGTTGCGCAAGGCGCAGCGCATTGAGGAATATCTGAACCAGCATTAGCCGCATGGCCACGCGCGTCAATGTCACCTCGGTCGAGGCCATCGAAGATTTTCGAACGAGCCTGATCATCTATTTGAGCAAGGCGAAGCCCGCGCTGGAAGAAGTCGCCGCCGAGGTGGGCCGCACCCGCGTCTGGGTGCAATACACGCAACGCTCGCATTGGGACGGAATTTTTAAACGCAACGCGCGCGAGTTGGAGGAGGCAAAGGCGGCGTTGTTCAGCGCCAAGATGTCCAACCTGCGCGAAGTTTCCACCGCGGAACAAATGATGGTGGTTAAGTGCAAACAGCGGATGGAGGCGGCTGACATCAAACTGCGCGTGTTGAAAAAATGGGACCGGGATTTCGATACGCAAACCGAACCGATCTCGCGACAGTTGGAAAAACTACATTCCATGTTGCATGAGGATTTGGTCAATGCGGTCGCGTATCTCACCCAAACCATCGCGACACTTCAGGCTTACGCCGACATGGTTGCGCCCACATTGGATGGCCCGCCGCCGGAAACAAAACCTCCCGGCGAAAGCGGATCGGGCAGCGAAGGAGGCCTCGCATGAGCTTGCGAAATAACGGCACGAGTCTGGCGATGATGACGAAAGAATTGATCGGCCGCTGGAAAACCACCCGGGAATATTGGAAGGACGCGAAGAGTGAGGAGTTCGAGAAAAAGTACATCGAGGAGTTGCAGGCGAGCGTGGACAATGCCGTCGTCATCATCGAGCAGCTCGACAAGATCATAAACAAAATCAGGAAAGACTGTGAGTAACCATCAAGGGGTAAAAAAGACACTGGTGCTGGTGGAAGACCTGAAAGCCGTGGTGAGCGATTTCGCGGCCCGCGA
This genomic window from Verrucomicrobiia bacterium contains:
- a CDS encoding NTP transferase domain-containing protein, coding for MKVAAFLPAKGTSNRVPNKNTMLLDGDPMFLRSLRKLIACSGIDEVWLDTESHEIADLASDLKCKWLRRDPVLANNKTDGNQLFFNEIQSTDADICVMLLCTSPFIQQSTIEKAIEILKTDSRYDSVVAVRKEKQYLWQQGHPAYSLDRIPNSIDLPDTTVETMGLYVMRRDAVLQLKRRIGNNPYLLEIEPIESVDVNWPRDFELANLIAVGLREQERRLFNNLKLQFNSPLLSDVLDDLGIDGVLSKDFKLNLPQSKVLGRAKTMQIDSCKDDEDFKKIYDSLALYDHVVSNDVVVVANHAPNFAFFGELNANLAIRAGAVGAIIDGVTRDTRDTVGMGFPVFAKGHYCKDTRKRGVVTSRNRTVLIDEISIHKDDLIFGDTDGIVVIPKQHEKAVLAEALKRRKNESSILLAIAEGMETNQLVKEFGLF
- a CDS encoding lactonase family protein; translation: MSQNKFLAAAFGLSLLTFFAPVTSAQNSKDFTPSECFVYVGTYTGGTSKGIYLYRMDMETGVLTSEGLAAETPNPTFFDLTTNGKFLYAADEVNNFQGKHAGSVGAYSVERGTGKLTLLDERSTVGDGPCHILIDHSGKDALIANYGGGSVAVLPIEADGKVDDASTFIQHHGKSINPDRQQKPHAHFITVDPANRFAFVCDLGLDKIMSYRFAAAAGKLTPNDPPFTEIKPGSGPRHLAFSANGRFAYLINEMASTINVFNYDATHGVLAEMQTISTLPADFKGSSTGAEIAIHPSGKYLYASNRGDDSIAFFAINPANGTLSFVQRQSVQGKTPRYFGIDPTGKYILDANQDSNNLVLFVINPENGQLTFTGKTWELGSPVCVKFLPIRPK
- a CDS encoding WXG100 family type VII secretion target, with the translated sequence MAQAIMDPEEVRRFAQELKKFNADLQNGMASLQARFSALGDTWQDQEQVRFADEFKTTMKALKKFIEISNQQTPFLLRKAQRIEEYLNQH
- a CDS encoding alginate lyase family protein — its product is MKSFSKVARLLGCILFFWLASPMTRAALPTLNVADIERARILAAATNALALEPITITAFPAKLSQGGSNDFYSNGDYWWPDPSKSNGLPYIQRDGQSNPENFIEHRKCVMQLRDAVAALGAAYKITGDDRYAAKAAALLRVFFIDPKTRMNPSLNYAQAIPGVSTGRGIGIIDTLHLIEVPVAIEALSASPAFPRDVLDGLKSWFTDYSTWMTTSKNGHDEANTLNNHAVAFYLQLAVFSKFVGDEEKMTECRQKYKEAFVAKQMAADGSFPAELKRTKPYAYSIFQLDNMATLCQVLSTSKEDLWLYSLPDGRGIAKAVAFLYPYLADKSAWPYKPDVMAWDSWPSREPCLLFAGLKLDEEKYLTLWKKLPPDPTNAEVQRNIAITQPILWIGNSK